A window of Candidatus Limnocylindrales bacterium contains these coding sequences:
- a CDS encoding hemerythrin domain-containing protein codes for MEFKIPQPLKEEHEELHSDLVKATKAGGKTGDAAKAVAGVLHPHFIKEEEYALPPLGLLIVLAEGKVTPEMRDVLTMTDKLKRELPQMLEEHKAIVGALENLMEAAKKENKIEYVHFAEKLILHARTEEEVLYPAAILMGEYLKLKLKG; via the coding sequence ATGGAATTCAAGATTCCCCAACCCTTAAAAGAGGAACATGAGGAGCTTCACTCAGACCTTGTTAAAGCGACTAAGGCAGGTGGAAAGACTGGGGATGCCGCCAAAGCGGTCGCAGGAGTATTACATCCTCATTTTATAAAAGAGGAAGAATACGCCTTACCACCCCTTGGATTATTGATAGTCCTGGCAGAAGGGAAGGTCACCCCGGAAATGAGGGACGTTCTAACCATGACGGATAAACTGAAAAGGGAACTTCCTCAGATGCTGGAGGAACACAAAGCGATTGTGGGCGCATTGGAGAATCTGATGGAGGCAGCAAAGAAAGAAAATAAGATAGAATATGTCCACTTTGCCGAAAAATTGATATTACATGCACGGACTGAGGAAGAGGTTTTGTATCCTGCAGCCATATTGATGGGTGAATATTTGAAACTGAAGCTCAAGGGGTAA
- a CDS encoding universal stress protein: MYRSILVPLDGSTFAEHALPIARSIAHRAGATLHLVSVHMPVAIGYVDDLATLDDRLEAENKAHERAYLDEVIKRLAMDPKVPVTSTLVEGWVGRVAEVLRDYVMAKNIDLVVMTTHGRGALSRFWLGSVADELVRQAPVPILLVRPREGEETPDISRDQIFQHILIPLDGSTLSEKILEPAITLGRLTQADYTLLRVIELMLPANFSPEYSVGVDQQLLELLQVDARHYLEEVAERLRGRMLQVQTKIVFNYQPALAILEEAEKQGSDLIAMETHGHGGLTRLLVGSVADKVLRSAPVPVLLHRPRDKSS, encoded by the coding sequence ATGTATCGATCTATCCTGGTACCCCTCGATGGTTCTACCTTTGCAGAACATGCTTTGCCCATAGCCCGCAGTATTGCACACCGGGCGGGTGCAACCCTTCACCTGGTCTCTGTACACATGCCCGTGGCAATAGGATATGTGGACGACCTGGCAACTTTAGATGACAGGTTAGAGGCTGAGAACAAAGCGCATGAGCGGGCGTATCTCGATGAAGTAATCAAACGTCTGGCAATGGATCCCAAGGTCCCTGTTACTTCTACGCTGGTTGAAGGGTGGGTTGGGCGGGTGGCCGAAGTACTGCGGGATTATGTGATGGCTAAAAACATAGATCTGGTGGTAATGACCACCCATGGACGTGGCGCATTGAGTCGGTTCTGGCTGGGCAGCGTTGCCGATGAGTTGGTACGACAAGCACCGGTCCCCATCCTGTTGGTACGACCCAGGGAAGGGGAAGAAACTCCAGATATTTCCCGGGATCAAATCTTCCAGCATATCCTGATTCCCCTGGACGGATCTACGCTGTCTGAAAAAATACTGGAGCCTGCCATAACTCTGGGTAGATTAACGCAGGCCGATTACACATTGTTACGGGTTATAGAGTTGATGTTACCGGCTAACTTCTCACCCGAATATTCGGTTGGGGTTGATCAGCAGTTGTTAGAGCTCCTCCAGGTTGATGCCCGGCATTATCTGGAGGAAGTAGCTGAACGATTACGTGGGCGAATGCTTCAAGTCCAGACCAAGATAGTTTTCAACTATCAACCGGCTCTCGCTATCCTTGAAGAAGCCGAGAAGCAGGGGAGTGATCTGATTGCCATGGAGACCCATGGGCATGGAGGTTTAACCCGATTGTTGGTAGGGAGTGTTGCCGACAAGGTGTTGCGGAGTGCTCCCGTGCCGGTGTTGTTGCATCGTCCGCGTGATAAATCTTCGTAA
- the nrfH gene encoding cytochrome c nitrite reductase small subunit, with translation MGKFLKGPTLEGIILGMAIGLITGVGGYTFLYAKGTSYLTNNPEACANCHIMREHYNGWIKSSHRIVAVCNDCHTPSGFFEKYATKASNGFWHSLAFTTGRFPEPLQIKSHNLEITENACRKCHQDIVEAMEGPYPGNIRLSCVRCHNSVGHLE, from the coding sequence ATGGGAAAATTCCTGAAAGGACCTACTCTGGAAGGAATCATTCTTGGGATGGCGATTGGCCTTATTACCGGGGTTGGGGGTTATACCTTCCTCTATGCGAAGGGGACTTCCTATCTGACCAATAACCCTGAGGCCTGTGCAAACTGTCATATTATGCGTGAGCATTATAATGGATGGATTAAATCAAGCCATCGGATTGTAGCGGTTTGCAATGACTGTCATACTCCTTCTGGTTTCTTTGAGAAGTATGCCACCAAGGCTTCCAATGGATTCTGGCACTCCCTGGCTTTTACGACCGGACGATTTCCAGAACCTCTACAGATCAAGTCCCATAACCTGGAGATTACCGAGAATGCTTGCAGGAAATGTCATCAAGACATTGTAGAAGCCATGGAAGGACCTTATCCGGGAAACATCAGGCTATCCTGTGTACGTTGCCATAATTCGGTAGGACACCTGGAATGA
- a CDS encoding ammonia-forming cytochrome c nitrite reductase subunit c552 codes for MAQIPDNAPLPDNPRRSYRVLLILITVLVAALVAAGGVALLVNILERKQEAKNPFYRVVELTDETEDPALWGKNFPMQYDGYLRTVDQVRTRFGGSEALPRTPTDVDPRSVVAQSRLEEDPRLKIMWAGYAFSRDFREDRGHAYMLEDQTYTERQRVASQPGTCLHCHASVYVPYKRLGDGDLIKGFEKMNQMPYHEARKLVRHPVACIDCHAPDTLQLRVTRPGFIEGIRLLKASQGIKDYDVNTMATRQEMRTFVCGQCHVEYYFKGPEKRLVYPWARGLKVEEILAYYDDEKVKDWIHADTGAEVLKAQHPEFEMWNQGIHARSGVACADCHMPYKREGALKISDHHVRSPLLNIPRACQTCHKWPEAELKARVETIQERTFQMRNLAMDALVDLIGDIKTARMSGKSDAELGVARDFQRKAQFLLDFVEAENSTGFHAPQEAVRILGKSINFSRQGQIALRDMGH; via the coding sequence ATGGCCCAGATTCCCGACAATGCTCCTTTACCTGACAACCCTCGACGTAGTTATCGTGTTTTGTTGATTCTAATCACGGTGCTTGTAGCAGCTTTAGTTGCCGCAGGAGGGGTTGCGTTATTGGTTAATATCCTGGAGCGTAAACAGGAAGCAAAGAATCCGTTTTATCGGGTGGTTGAACTTACCGATGAGACGGAAGATCCTGCCCTTTGGGGTAAAAACTTCCCCATGCAATATGATGGTTACCTTCGCACGGTAGATCAGGTCCGCACAAGATTTGGTGGAAGTGAAGCCCTACCCCGAACCCCTACCGACGTGGATCCTCGTTCAGTGGTTGCGCAATCCCGATTAGAAGAAGACCCTCGCTTAAAGATAATGTGGGCTGGATACGCCTTTTCCAGGGATTTTCGGGAGGATCGGGGTCATGCTTACATGCTTGAGGACCAGACTTACACCGAACGTCAACGGGTGGCTTCGCAACCCGGAACTTGCCTTCACTGTCATGCGTCGGTTTACGTACCCTATAAGAGGCTTGGAGATGGCGACCTTATCAAAGGTTTTGAGAAGATGAATCAGATGCCTTATCATGAAGCCAGGAAGCTGGTGAGGCATCCAGTTGCTTGTATCGATTGTCACGCACCTGATACCCTGCAACTTCGGGTGACGCGACCGGGGTTTATTGAAGGAATTCGTCTCCTCAAGGCATCTCAGGGTATTAAGGATTATGATGTAAACACCATGGCAACACGCCAGGAGATGCGTACCTTTGTTTGTGGTCAATGCCATGTCGAGTACTACTTCAAGGGGCCGGAGAAGCGTCTGGTTTATCCGTGGGCCAGGGGGCTGAAGGTAGAGGAAATTCTGGCCTATTATGATGACGAAAAAGTTAAGGATTGGATTCACGCCGATACAGGCGCAGAGGTGCTCAAAGCGCAACACCCGGAGTTCGAGATGTGGAATCAGGGTATCCATGCACGTTCAGGAGTAGCCTGCGCTGACTGCCACATGCCTTACAAACGGGAAGGTGCCTTGAAGATCAGTGACCACCATGTACGCAGTCCGCTTCTGAACATCCCTCGGGCCTGTCAGACCTGTCACAAATGGCCCGAAGCTGAACTCAAAGCACGGGTGGAAACTATTCAGGAGCGAACCTTCCAGATGCGTAACCTGGCCATGGATGCGTTGGTTGACCTGATCGGTGATATAAAAACGGCTCGCATGTCGGGCAAGAGCGATGCGGAATTGGGAGTTGCTCGAGATTTTCAACGCAAAGCCCAGTTTCTACTTGACTTTGTAGAAGCAGAAAACTCAACGGGCTTCCATGCCCCTCAAGAGGCAGTGCGGATTTTAGGCAAATCGATTAACTTCTCTCGGCAAGGACAGATCGCACTCCGGGATATGGGTCATTAA
- a CDS encoding 4Fe-4S dicluster domain-containing protein has product MQIIDRNSLGILFDTLKRRGFNLIGPTIRDGAIVYDGLTSTADLPIGWTDEQNGGTYRLKKRADEAVFGYTVGPHSWKKLLYPSVQRLWRAKRDGESFQFITEDEEVPKFAFIGVRSCELHAMAIQDKVFINGKYTDPVYKVRRENIFTVAVNCGQAGGTCFCVSMNTGPRATFGFDLALTEILEDNHHCFTVEVGTERGAEILREVPHREAEEEEKAKVEDIVAKTARQMGRTLDTTDIKDLLYRNYEHPRWDEVASRCLTCGNCTLVCPTCFCTTVEDVTDLTGEHAERWRKWDSCFTMDFSYIHGGSIRSSSKARYRQWMTHKLATWIDQFGTSGCVGCGRCITWCPVAIDITEEVRAIRGRE; this is encoded by the coding sequence ATGCAAATCATAGATCGAAATTCATTGGGTATTCTTTTTGATACGCTGAAGCGTCGAGGCTTTAACCTCATTGGGCCTACGATTCGTGATGGAGCCATTGTGTATGACGGGTTAACTTCTACTGCTGATTTGCCTATTGGATGGACAGACGAACAAAATGGAGGGACTTATCGTCTCAAGAAGCGTGCTGATGAAGCCGTCTTTGGTTATACCGTGGGTCCGCACTCGTGGAAAAAGCTGCTGTATCCGTCTGTTCAGCGCCTATGGCGAGCTAAGCGCGATGGGGAGAGTTTCCAGTTTATTACAGAGGATGAGGAAGTGCCCAAGTTTGCCTTTATTGGTGTTCGCTCCTGTGAGCTGCACGCCATGGCCATTCAAGATAAAGTTTTCATAAACGGGAAATATACTGATCCGGTTTACAAAGTGCGACGCGAGAATATCTTTACCGTGGCAGTCAACTGCGGACAAGCCGGTGGTACATGTTTCTGTGTATCGATGAATACAGGACCGAGAGCAACTTTTGGGTTCGATTTGGCTCTGACCGAAATTCTGGAAGATAATCACCATTGCTTTACAGTGGAGGTGGGGACAGAACGGGGTGCGGAAATTCTCCGTGAGGTTCCACATAGAGAAGCGGAGGAGGAAGAAAAGGCTAAGGTTGAGGATATTGTGGCGAAAACTGCCAGACAGATGGGCAGGACTCTGGATACCACCGATATCAAAGATTTGCTTTATCGTAACTATGAACATCCTCGTTGGGACGAGGTGGCCAGTCGCTGTCTCACCTGTGGTAATTGTACCCTTGTATGCCCAACCTGTTTTTGTACTACCGTAGAAGATGTTACCGACTTGACGGGAGAACATGCCGAACGCTGGCGGAAGTGGGATTCCTGTTTTACAATGGATTTCTCTTATATTCACGGTGGTAGCATCCGGTCCTCTTCGAAGGCTCGCTATCGTCAATGGATGACCCACAAATTGGCTACGTGGATTGATCAGTTTGGCACTTCAGGTTGCGTCGGATGTGGACGGTGTATTACCTGGTGTCCTGTTGCCATTGACATTACAGAAGAGGTCCGTGCTATTCGTGGAAGGGAATAG
- a CDS encoding cyclic nucleotide-binding domain-containing protein, which yields MEREGYPAPGFRLPTPGYPMQTLEPILVEHPFFKGLEPRYLQLIVGCASNVRFDSGQFIFREGEEANQFYLLRQGKVALEVFSPERGAITLQTLGEGEVLGWSWLFPPYRWHFDARVLEPLRAIAFDGECLRTKCEEDHDLGYELVKRVAHIVIQRLQATRLQLLDIYGLHS from the coding sequence TTGGAGCGTGAGGGATATCCCGCCCCAGGTTTCAGGCTTCCAACTCCCGGTTATCCCATGCAAACCCTTGAACCCATTTTAGTTGAGCATCCTTTCTTTAAGGGTCTTGAACCTCGTTATCTTCAACTGATTGTTGGATGTGCGTCCAATGTGCGCTTTGATTCCGGACAGTTTATCTTCCGCGAAGGAGAAGAGGCCAACCAGTTTTACCTCCTGCGCCAGGGCAAAGTAGCCCTTGAGGTATTTTCTCCTGAACGAGGAGCCATCACCCTCCAGACTCTTGGAGAAGGTGAAGTCCTTGGTTGGTCCTGGCTCTTTCCACCCTATCGATGGCACTTCGATGCTCGAGTCCTTGAACCCCTGCGAGCTATTGCCTTCGATGGGGAATGCCTTCGTACCAAGTGTGAAGAGGACCATGACCTGGGTTATGAATTGGTGAAGCGTGTGGCCCATATTGTTATCCAGCGGCTCCAAGCTACCAGGTTGCAACTTTTGGATATCTATGGCCTTCATTCTTGA
- a CDS encoding FAD/NAD(P)-binding protein — translation MAFILERSMPTTNLPDPMLPDLYRVQRVRQETHDTFTLELEPMSSEQQVAAKGVSFVAGQFNMLYIFGVGEVPISISGNPTPRKVGVSPPRFVHTTRAVGTVTKAMGKLKRGDVLGVRGPFGSHWPMEETVGKDIVMVAGGIGLAPLRPALYQFLSQRENYKRIILLYGTRSPADILYRRELEQWRARFDLEVQVTVDQARGAWHGNVGVVTTLIPRISFDPLRTIALICGPEIMMRFTILELQKHGVGKENIFISMERNMKCAIGFCGHCQFGPTFICKDGPVFRYDRIQEWFGKREI, via the coding sequence ATGGCCTTCATTCTTGAAAGATCGATGCCAACGACAAACCTTCCTGACCCGATGCTTCCCGATCTTTATCGCGTTCAACGGGTACGGCAAGAAACCCATGATACCTTCACGCTTGAACTTGAGCCAATGAGCAGTGAACAACAGGTAGCAGCGAAGGGGGTTTCATTTGTTGCCGGACAGTTCAATATGCTATATATATTTGGTGTAGGTGAGGTACCGATTTCTATTAGCGGTAATCCTACTCCACGTAAGGTGGGAGTCTCTCCACCCCGATTTGTACATACAACCCGTGCGGTCGGAACAGTGACGAAAGCTATGGGTAAACTAAAGCGGGGGGACGTACTGGGAGTGCGGGGTCCCTTCGGGAGTCACTGGCCCATGGAAGAAACGGTAGGGAAGGATATCGTTATGGTGGCAGGAGGTATTGGATTGGCCCCCCTACGTCCGGCCTTATATCAATTCCTTTCTCAACGGGAAAACTATAAGAGGATCATCCTGCTTTATGGTACTCGCAGCCCTGCAGACATTCTTTACCGGCGTGAACTCGAACAATGGCGAGCACGTTTCGATCTTGAGGTCCAGGTTACAGTGGATCAGGCTAGGGGTGCCTGGCACGGTAACGTAGGTGTGGTTACAACACTCATTCCAAGGATATCCTTTGACCCGTTAAGAACCATAGCACTGATTTGTGGACCCGAGATTATGATGCGTTTCACGATTTTAGAACTTCAGAAGCATGGGGTAGGAAAGGAAAATATTTTTATCTCTATGGAACGTAATATGAAGTGTGCTATTGGCTTTTGCGGGCATTGCCAGTTCGGACCTACTTTCATCTGTAAGGATGGTCCAGTGTTTCGCTATGACCGCATCCAAGAATGGTTTGGAAAACGGGAAATTTAA
- a CDS encoding Ni/Fe hydrogenase subunit alpha, with amino-acid sequence MKSRTIKVDYLARVEGEGALYVKIKNTTVVDVKLKIFEPPRFFEAFLRGRAFTEAPDITARICGICPIAYQMSAVHAMEDALGVVVDGQLRALRRLIYCGEWIESHSLHVYMLHAPDFLGYESAIHMARDYPEIVQRGLQLKKVGNEIVTHLGGREIHPINVRVGGFYKVPTKQELKPLAERLKWARNAAFETVRWTATLPFPEFEQDYEFVALQHPEEYPFNEGRLVSNKGLDIAIRNYDDYFVEEHVPHSNALHSVLKEQGSDNLTGRPYLVGPLARYNLNFHRLSPLAQDAARSAGLSPVCRNPFQSIIVRSVEILYACDEALRIIQEYEPPEKPAVEVQPRAATGYGCTEAPRGILYHRYRIDDDGTILDAKIVPPTSQNQKIIERDLYQFVSKNIELPKQKLTQQCEQTIRNYDPCISCATHFLKLNIEQE; translated from the coding sequence ATGAAAAGTAGAACAATAAAAGTAGATTACCTTGCCCGGGTTGAAGGAGAAGGAGCCTTGTATGTAAAGATCAAGAATACCACCGTTGTAGATGTCAAATTAAAGATTTTCGAACCACCACGCTTTTTTGAGGCATTTTTGCGAGGGCGTGCTTTCACGGAAGCACCGGATATTACAGCTCGTATCTGTGGTATCTGCCCTATCGCCTATCAGATGAGTGCTGTGCACGCCATGGAAGATGCTTTGGGTGTTGTGGTCGACGGACAACTCCGTGCACTGCGGCGACTTATCTACTGCGGAGAGTGGATAGAAAGCCACTCGCTTCATGTCTACATGCTCCATGCCCCAGACTTCCTCGGTTATGAAAGTGCTATTCATATGGCCAGGGACTACCCCGAGATCGTCCAGCGTGGCTTGCAACTGAAAAAGGTTGGAAACGAAATTGTAACCCATCTCGGTGGACGAGAGATCCATCCCATCAATGTACGGGTCGGGGGATTCTACAAGGTACCAACAAAGCAAGAACTGAAGCCGCTTGCGGAACGGCTCAAATGGGCCCGAAATGCTGCCTTTGAAACAGTTCGCTGGACTGCAACCTTACCCTTCCCAGAATTTGAGCAGGACTATGAATTCGTCGCCCTTCAGCATCCTGAAGAATACCCCTTCAATGAAGGCCGGCTCGTTTCCAATAAGGGCCTAGATATCGCTATACGCAACTACGATGATTACTTTGTCGAAGAACATGTACCCCATTCCAATGCCCTGCATTCCGTACTCAAGGAACAAGGTTCAGATAATTTGACAGGTCGCCCTTACCTGGTCGGTCCGTTAGCTCGCTATAACCTGAATTTTCATCGTCTTTCTCCTCTGGCTCAAGATGCAGCTCGCTCAGCCGGACTTTCGCCAGTATGCCGTAATCCCTTTCAGAGTATTATCGTTCGTAGTGTAGAAATCCTCTACGCCTGCGATGAAGCCTTACGCATTATTCAAGAATATGAACCGCCAGAAAAACCTGCGGTGGAGGTTCAACCGCGTGCAGCCACAGGGTATGGCTGTACAGAAGCACCCCGTGGCATTCTCTACCATCGCTATCGCATTGACGACGACGGCACCATTCTCGACGCAAAAATTGTTCCCCCAACCTCTCAGAATCAAAAAATTATCGAAAGGGATCTCTATCAGTTTGTTTCAAAAAACATCGAATTACCTAAACAAAAGCTCACACAGCAATGCGAACAAACCATACGTAACTACGATCCCTGTATTTCATGTGCAACGCATTTTTTGAAACTTAACATTGAGCAAGAATAA
- a CDS encoding hydrogenase maturation protease yields the protein MESQISNFESPILLIGIGNKYRSDDGIGLEIACRLKALNLPGIKVMEETGEGTTLLEAWKGVDRVILFDAICSGAMPGTIYRFDARNQSIPAKFFHHSTHALGIPEAIELARALHQLPTYLIVYGIEGKNFTAGLGFSSEVEAAAQEVVKQVLREIQPLLLPNMHSKNLT from the coding sequence ATGGAATCGCAAATTTCAAATTTCGAATCTCCTATTCTTCTTATCGGTATCGGTAATAAATACCGCAGCGATGATGGAATTGGACTCGAAATTGCCTGTAGACTCAAGGCTCTAAATTTACCTGGTATCAAGGTCATGGAGGAAACAGGGGAAGGAACTACCCTGTTGGAGGCATGGAAAGGCGTTGATAGGGTCATCCTTTTCGATGCGATATGTTCTGGTGCTATGCCAGGAACCATTTATCGATTTGATGCCCGTAATCAATCAATCCCTGCAAAGTTTTTTCACCACTCAACCCATGCCCTTGGTATTCCTGAAGCCATTGAGCTTGCTAGAGCCCTTCATCAACTTCCAACTTACCTCATCGTTTATGGTATCGAAGGGAAAAATTTCACTGCAGGTCTGGGATTTTCCTCGGAAGTTGAAGCGGCTGCCCAGGAAGTAGTAAAACAGGTGTTACGCGAGATTCAACCCCTTTTGTTACCAAACATGCACAGCAAAAACCTTACCTAA
- a CDS encoding adenosylcobalamin-dependent ribonucleoside-diphosphate reductase, translating into MRTLKLSENALRVLEARYLRRDTQRRIVETPEQLFERVARAIAHAELLLGNARQAAYWQDEFYKLLVSLEFIPNSPTLMNAGVPLGQLSACFVLPVEDTMEGIFEAIKQMALVQRTGGGTGFSFSKLRPKGDVVASTGGEASGPVSFMKIFDCVTEYIKQGGKRRGANMGVLRVDHPDILELITAKLDGTSLQNFNISIGVTDAFLKAVRQDQRYDLIHPGTGKPVGQLRAKQVFDTIVEAAWRVGDPGLLFLDTINRANPTPHLGSIEATNPCGEIPLLPYESCNLGSINLARMVREYNDHVEVDWVKLLDTVRKAIRFLDDVIEVNKYPVPEIERMTRGNRKIGLGIMGFAELLIRLNISYDSEEAVGLAERIMHAIASEALKVAQELAEERGVFPNWKGSIYETRGIKVRNATCTAIAPTGTLSILANTSASIEPLFALAYQRKHVLGDQTLREINPIFLEYLQRYGLNVEEIVEKILEKGRLKDIEKVPEGLKRLFTTALEIPPERHLQIQAAFQRHVDNSVSKTINLPQDATPQDVARAYWRAWELGLKGITIYRYGSKSTQVLELGVNEKAHHYDHASKCDPEECRV; encoded by the coding sequence ATGAGGACCCTTAAGCTTTCCGAAAATGCGCTTCGAGTTTTAGAAGCCCGCTACCTTCGGCGTGATACGCAACGCCGAATCGTTGAGACACCGGAACAGCTCTTTGAGCGGGTCGCCAGGGCTATTGCCCATGCTGAACTTCTGCTGGGCAATGCCCGGCAAGCTGCTTATTGGCAGGACGAATTTTATAAGTTACTGGTATCCCTGGAATTCATACCCAATAGTCCCACGTTGATGAATGCCGGGGTACCGCTGGGGCAGTTGAGCGCTTGCTTCGTTCTACCGGTGGAAGATACAATGGAAGGGATCTTTGAAGCCATTAAGCAGATGGCCCTGGTTCAACGAACGGGTGGGGGAACAGGTTTTTCTTTCTCTAAACTGCGGCCCAAAGGGGATGTGGTAGCCTCTACAGGGGGTGAAGCGTCGGGACCGGTCTCGTTTATGAAGATCTTTGACTGTGTAACCGAATATATCAAGCAGGGAGGGAAGCGGCGAGGCGCCAATATGGGAGTCTTACGCGTGGATCATCCCGATATCCTGGAGTTGATCACTGCCAAGCTCGATGGAACCAGCCTGCAGAATTTCAACATCTCCATAGGCGTTACAGATGCCTTCTTGAAAGCTGTCCGGCAGGATCAGCGATACGACCTAATTCATCCTGGTACCGGAAAACCAGTGGGTCAGTTAAGGGCCAAACAAGTCTTCGACACCATCGTTGAGGCAGCCTGGCGGGTTGGGGATCCTGGCCTGCTCTTCCTGGATACGATCAACCGTGCCAATCCTACCCCTCATCTTGGCTCGATCGAAGCAACTAACCCTTGTGGAGAGATCCCCCTCTTACCCTATGAGTCCTGCAACCTGGGCTCCATCAACCTGGCACGTATGGTACGCGAGTACAATGACCATGTCGAAGTGGATTGGGTAAAGCTTCTCGATACAGTACGAAAAGCCATACGCTTCCTGGATGACGTGATAGAGGTCAATAAGTATCCTGTTCCTGAAATTGAACGCATGACACGGGGTAACCGCAAGATTGGTCTTGGTATAATGGGCTTTGCCGAACTGCTCATCCGACTTAATATTTCTTATGATTCGGAGGAGGCTGTCGGATTAGCGGAGCGGATCATGCATGCCATTGCTTCTGAGGCTCTTAAGGTAGCTCAGGAGCTTGCTGAGGAACGTGGGGTTTTTCCAAACTGGAAGGGGAGTATTTACGAGACCAGGGGCATAAAAGTCCGAAATGCGACATGTACGGCCATCGCACCGACTGGAACCCTCAGCATCCTGGCCAACACAAGTGCGAGTATCGAGCCCCTCTTTGCACTGGCCTACCAACGTAAGCATGTATTGGGCGATCAGACACTCCGCGAAATCAATCCTATTTTCCTTGAGTACCTCCAACGCTATGGTCTAAATGTAGAAGAAATCGTTGAGAAAATTCTGGAAAAAGGTCGGCTTAAGGATATAGAAAAAGTACCTGAAGGACTCAAAAGGCTGTTTACAACGGCTCTGGAGATACCTCCCGAACGACATCTTCAGATTCAGGCAGCTTTTCAACGTCACGTCGATAACTCTGTTTCCAAGACAATTAATTTACCCCAAGACGCCACCCCCCAGGATGTGGCTCGTGCCTATTGGCGGGCCTGGGAACTGGGTTTAAAAGGCATCACCATTTATCGCTACGGAAGTAAATCGACACAAGTCCTCGAGTTGGGTGTCAATGAAAAGGCACACCACTATGATCACGCATCCAAATGTGATCCCGAAGAATGCAGGGTATGA